A single window of Eucalyptus grandis isolate ANBG69807.140 chromosome 1, ASM1654582v1, whole genome shotgun sequence DNA harbors:
- the LOC104439048 gene encoding zinc finger protein ZAT5, whose amino-acid sequence MTMEVQVSNESPDRHQTNTDATTVKFKGKRTRRQRPPSPLALTMACSSSSDSEARTAITRQKLDDDEDSNPTTTATATVSRHSPESTKEEEEDMANCLILLARGQGPIAPKDKVEASCTFSCKTCGRSFPSFQALGGHRASHKKPRLNDEDKNNKPIHVTMKGNDTGDKQRIVDACTALSLQITPAGGPAMLSSGNKSSNKVHECSICGAEFSSGQALGGHMRRHRPVTSGSGASNTEPEIKKGRQGQGLPDLDLNLPAPATEEEEREAAAEYAFASKEQVLVFSTSPLALVDCHY is encoded by the coding sequence aTGACGATGGAAGTTCAGGTGTCCAACGAATCGCCGGATCGTCACCAGACAAACACCGATGCCACGACCGTCAAGTTCAAGGGCAAGCGCACCAGGCGCCAACGCCCGCCGTCTCCCCTCGCGTTGACCATGGCCTGCAGTAGCAGCTCCGATTCCGAAGCAAGGACGGCCATCACCCGCCAGAAGCTCGACGACGACGAAGACTCCAATCCCACCACGACTGCTACTGCTACAGTGTCGCGCCACTCTCCCGAGAGcaccaaagaagaagaggaagacatGGCCAACTGCCTGATACTCCTGGCCCGCGGCCAAGGACCGATCGCCCCGAAAGACAAGGTCGAAGCGTCATGCACCTTTTCGTGCAAGACTTGCGGCCGGAGCTTCCCGTCCTTCCAAGCTCTCGGCGGGCACAGAGCCAGTCACAAGAAGCCCAGGCTTAACGACGAGGACAAGAACAACAAGCCCATCCACGTCACGATGAAGGGCAACGATACCGGCGACAAACAGCGGATCGTTGATGCATGCACGGCTCTTTCTCTGCAAATCACGCCTGCCGGAGGCCCTGCCATGTTGAGCTCCGGGAACAAGTCAAGCAACAAGGTACATGAGTGTTCGATATGTGGGGCCGAGTTCAGCTCGGGTCAAGCACTGGGGGGTCACATGAGGCGGCACAGGCCGGTGACGTCCGGGTCAGGAGCCAGCAACACGGAACCCGAGATCAAGAAGGGAAGACAGGGCCAAGGGTTGCCGGATTTAGATCTGAATCTGCCGGCGCCGGCCACAGAGGAGGAAGAACGGGAGGCGGCCGCCGAGTACGCCTTCGCGTCCAAGGAACAAGTTCTCGTCTTCTCCACGTCTCCTCTGGCCTTGGTGGATTGCCATTACTAA